DNA sequence from the Cucurbita pepo subsp. pepo cultivar mu-cu-16 chromosome LG06, ASM280686v2, whole genome shotgun sequence genome:
GAATTGTGGAGATTTTTCTGTCACAAATTCCAGATTTTGATCAGTTATGGTGGCTCTCCATTGTAGCAGCTGTTATGTCTTTTACTTACTCCATTATTGGACTCATTCTTGGAATCATTCAAGTTGCAGGTCacttatttcttcttcttcttcttgttcttgttgttgttcttcttcttctctgaaGATTTAACAATGGTTTCTTTTCAGATAATGGAAGACTCAAGGGCTCTCTTACAGGAGTTAGCATTGGCACTGTTACTGAATCCCAAAAGATATGGAGGAGCTTCCAAGCTCTTGGGGACATAGCTTTTGCCTACTCTTTCTCCATTATCCTCATTGAAATTCAGGtaaaagaagattttgataCCCCGAGTGGGAGATTTGAACCTGTGATCTCTAAGAAGGGCACGTTTAATAACGTGTCCTAGTTTCAGTTTCCTGTTTGTGTTTCTCGTTCCAAGGAATGGTTGCCTAGGAAACGAGCGATAAACAACAGGAAACAATCGAGACGAATCTCGAGAAACAAGAAACGTTATCAACTGGTCTTTAGGTACTAATTTTGATGGTTTATGAGTTCTAAATTTGGCGTTTTGTTTGTAAATAGGACACAATCAAAGCTCCTCCATCAGAAGCCAAGACAATGAAGAAGGCTACTCTTCTTAGTGTAATAGTGACATCAGTTTTCTACATCCTGTGTGGGTGTATGGGTTATGCAGCCTTTGGAGACTTTGCTCCTGGCAATCTCCTCACTGGTTTCGGCTTCTACAACCCGTTTTGGCTTCTCGACATAGCGAACGTAGCCATTGTTGTCCATCTTGTCGGTGCGTATCAAGTTTTTTGCCAACCGCTCTTTGCTTTCATCGAGAAATTCGCGTCAAACCGATTCCCAGATAGTCAATTCATCAACGAAGACATCAGTATCCCAATCCCAGGCTTTCGCTCCTTGAAACTCAACCTCTTCAGGTTAGTTTGGAGGACAATCTTCGTGATCATCACCACTATCATCTCGATGCTCCTCCCGTTCTTCAACGACATCGTCGGACTTCTCGGAGCCTTGGGATTTTGGCCTCTCACTGTCTACTTCCCTGTTGAAATGTACATTGCACAAATGAAGATCCCAAAATGGAGCACAAGATGGGTCAGCCTCCAAATTCTCAGCTTGGCTTGCCTCATAATCACCATTGCAGCAGCATCTGGATCTGTAGCTGGAGTTATTCAAGATTCCAAGTCAATTAAGCCTTTTCAAACCATCTactaattcaattcaaaatttaccttcgtcattaaattattactacGCTGCTGAACAAGAACGACCACAAAACAACACCCATAAATGCAATCCCTACTGCACTTCTCTCTTATAGCTTCAGTAACTTTTGTAATGGttaaatttctctcttttttttttaactgttgAGTAAGTAGTAAAGTAAGGACCCCATGAAGGAGAGTCTGTAAATGGTGAATCCAACAGATTCACACGTTTCAATCCGAAGACTGTAACTTTTCCTATTTCCTTAAGGAAATTAGAGTATTCACATGGAAAGTTTCatctatttgaaatttattacttTCCCCAccttttttttaccttttaatcCCTTCATTCTATTCTTTAATGGAAGAAAGTATTGGGTATATCAGTCAAATTATAAGATTAGATGTATGATTCTAAAGTAAAGAAGTTAAAGAAAGTAATTTACACTAAATGAAATCTCCTTCAATAGAGGAAAAGTTCTCctttttttcaatctcttctaTACCCTATTCCATCAATGTCCATTGGAACTAAAAAAATGCACAATAATAATCATTTCATGGAAGATATGGAAGTACTTTATGGGCACCATTGGAAGTGCGCATGGGAAATTCTATGCATCCATTTTATGGGGAACTTAGTACCTTTTAAGGGCACCATTGAAAGTGCACATTTGCCCCATTTTGCATTGCTCAAATGGGAAAATGTTCTTGTGGACCATCCAATCCTTGCAAATGGAACCCATACGATTCAGTTGACTAAAATAGTGGATGAgattatgtgagatctcacctcggttagagaggagaatggaacatttcttataagggtgtggaaacctctccctaacagacgcgttttaaaaatcgtgagactgacgacgatacataacgggtcaaagcggacaatatctgctagcagtgggtttgagttgctacgaaatggtatcaaagccagacacggagtggtgtgtcagcgaggacgctgtgCCCTCaaagtggtggattgtgagatctcacatcaattggagagagaaacgaagcattataagggtgtggaaacctcacactagcaaacacgttataaaaaccgtgagactgacgacgatacgtaacgggtcaaagcggacaatatctgctaacagtgggtttgggctgctacgaaatggtatcaaagccagacacggagtggtgtgtcagcgaggatgttgtgccctcaaaggggtggattgtgagatctcacatcaattggagagagaaatgaagcattctttataagggtgtggaaacctcgcactagcagacatgttataaaaatcgtgagactaacgacgatacgtaacgggtcaaaaagcggacaatatctgctagcagtgggtttggtctgttacaaaatggtatcaaagccagacacccgAGGACGTTGTGCCcccaaggggatggattgtgagatctcacatcaattggagagagaaacgaagcattgtttataagggtgtggaaacctcacactagcagacacgttataaaaatcgtgagactgacgacgatatgtaacgggtcaaagcggacaatatctgctagcaatgggtttggtctgttacaaaatggtatcaaagccaaacacccGAGGACGCTgtgcccccaagggggtggattgtgagatctcacatcaattggagagagaaacgaagcattgtttataagggtgtggaaacctcacactagcagacacattataaaaactgtgagactgacgatgatacataacgggtcaaagcgaacaatattgctagcagtgggtttgggcggCTAcgaaatggtatcaaagccagacatccGAGGACGCTgtgcccccaagggggtggattgtgagatctcacatcaatcggagagagaaatgaagcattctttataagggtgtggaaacctcacactagcagacacgttataaaaaccatgagactaacggcaatacgtaacgggttaaaacagacaatatctgctagcaatgggtttgggttgttacagatcaaaatatatacatatatataattacaaaTGCCAAATTTAAAGAAGATCTTAGATAATTAATGAGCAAAAACAAGACATTAGgggtaaaagtaaaatttttcCTGAGCAAGTAGACATACATTTATGCTAACAGTTTGATTGTATAGTGATGAGAACTGAGAAACAACTTAGGAACAATTCAATTGAAAAAAGCAAGTCCTACATAATATTCCAAGCGGAAAAAGCTCTTGCTGTCTTTGCCaagagaaggaaggaaggaaagaaagaaaaggctCTTGCTCGTgactcttttttgtttgtttctttgatattttgttttccttcccAACTTTTTTGACTTTTATGGTTACATGATTGCTACCACTCTTAGAATAGCGACCACAAACTTTTTGTGACATGTTTCCAACATTGTTTATACTGCGGTATGTTTCATAGGTTTTGAGGCAAGTTTTTGAGAGTTCATATTTAATTCATGGATGTTTACGTGTTAAAATTCCGACATAAACTAtggaattttattattttcttatagtTTGTTTGGATCATGAATATTATATGATGGGTTATCTGAAAGTTACAAATCTTGGACTTAAAACGTTTAGGAGAGAAAGTGATCTAAGATAAggaaatcaactacaaggagagtaagattcggattaccttgttgatctaATATCTCagggcaagaacattgtttgagattcgaaccactccacaagcaagatcgatcatgtctagcttgaatgattcttgttgatcaaatatctcaaacacttgtttgagattcgaatcactccacaagcaaaattgatcatgtcgagcttgaatgattctacatgcaacctaaactacatagaattgcaaagaaacttagtcattggctaaagaagagcacaaatgcttctttgactacattttccaagtttgcttacaaatacaacatacatggcttatatagcctcaaaatgaaactattaaaggcattccaagagttgtaacattcatactttatggccataattagccattatgtaaatgtaaccgaaattaaataaaaagtcttaaaatacaataactctaaattacttaacccacccaaaatttataacaatcaaacacttcattcttcttcaatgtggcatgaattgaaacatgttttgataattttgacaaccttttcttcacagtatagtatattgtatgattgatgtcttttggttcatatcacttcCTACGGTAATTCAGTAGGCAGTGTCAAAAAAGTTGATACCGATAATTATTGGAAAATATTGGGGAAGGACTTTTGTGGCAGACTTTTAAATGATTTGTCTAACCTTCCTTGGGCTATGCTAAACTACAAGATAAGCTGTTTTTGCCTCCCAAACAGCTTGTGTGAGGATATAAATCGTTTATGAACCAGATTTTTGGTGGGATTTCTGTGTTGGTTCAAAGAAAGCTCATTTGTTGAGCTGGAAAATGCTCTGTACTTGCAAGGAGTGTGAGGGGATGGGGTTCAGTGATTTAAAATCTTCTAATCAAGCTATGTTTCCCAAACAAAACTGAAGGATCAACAAAAACCCTTATAACCCATCTTCTACCTAGAGAagtgttgtgagatcccacgttggttgaagaggagaacgaatcatttcttataagggtgtggaaacctgatatgaaccaagagacatcaatcatacaatatacttcaatgtacagttgaaattatcaaaagatatttcaattcatgccacattgaagaagaatgaagttccatgttataaattttgggtagatTACAAtatagagtaatttagagttattgtatttcattaatatattttaagactttttatttactttacaattacataatggttaattatggtcataaagtatgaaggttgcaactcttggaatgcctttaatagtttcattttgaggctatataaagccatgtatattgtatttgtaagtagacttggaaaatatagtaaaaggagcctttgtgctttctttagccaatggctaagtttctttgcaattctatgtagtttaggttgcatgtagaatcattcaagctcggcatgatcaatcttgcttatggagtgattcaaatctcaaacaagtgttcttgcgttgagatatttgatcaacacgaatcattcaagctagacatggtcgatcttacttgtggagtgattcgaatctcaaacaatgttcttgccttgagatattcgatcaacaaggcaatccgaatcttactccccttgtagtgattccttaacttattataagggtgtggaaatctctccctagaaaaagcgttttaaaaccttgagggaaaacctaTAAAGatcaatatctgctagcggtgggattcggctgttacaaatggtatcaaaaccagacaccaagcggtgAGCAaggaggacgctggcccccaagggggtggattgtgagatcccatattggttggagatgagaacgaatcattccttataagggcgtggaaacctctccctagcagagtcattttaaaaccttgaggggaagtccagagagaacaatatctactagcgttgggcttgggcttgggctgttacaagtaTATTGTGGGGTCGAGATCTTTTTCTAATAAGCTATCGTTGGAAAGTTGGAAATGGGAGGTATATTGACATTGTCAATGATTCGTGGATTGACAGAACAGGTTCCTGTAAACCAATGGGAAAAACtcactaaagaaaaaaaagttgctGCAACTTTTGGATGATAGAAACAACAGGAACAAGTCACTTTGTCGCTCAATATTTGATTCCCCACAATCAGAAAGGGTGGCCAGAAAGATGAAGTTATTCAGAGCCTTGACAACAAGGGTGTCCTCTCGATCAAAAGAACTAACCACCTTGCACGTTTTCAGATGATATTCCAAGACTTAAAGGCTCAGTATCTCTATGTGCAGGAAAAAGCAGGAAGAtgtaggatcgcacaacaacacacactcgatctagatgaacacaaagaacaggatagagaaaatgcaaggagaactctgtctaaaggatttatattgatgacttcaagtatgtaccGTGAGAGAGAATATAGAGAATACacaaagtacattttcaaagctatagataaacacaaagaacagaaaatgCAGGGAGAAATCTGGCATGaacatctactatatatagctatttaccatatatacaTTTACCGGATATAGATATAACTTCACCGGATATAActggatatagctttaccaccGGATGTAACCATTGACGaagctataaataagataGCAGGCTCTCTAACCTAGGCTTCCTAACCTAACAGTAGCAACTCGAAACGAATTTGGTTCGCATTCCTCCCACAATCAtacaatttgtttgtttgtgggGATCTTGGAGTGCTAAAGACTATCAGAATCGGTTTCAAGCTAATTCAAGCATTTTCAATTTGGAATTACCACAACAAGATTAATTCAATTGGTTTCCCTCCAGTTTTTCATCATTTGTTCCTAGTTATTGATAAATCTTCGACAAATTCAATTAGAAGCTGAGATTCTTACCTGAAGTCAGTTTCGAGAGAGATCCCACCGAGTCTGTTCGTAGGTCTCCTCCGCCAGAAAACGTCTGGAAGCTCAATATGGATGCTTCTTGGAACGTTTCGCTCGATCGTGGTTCATTACTCCGCTGGTTCATCGATCTGCGCTGCCTCAAAAGAGCTCAAGAAAGCTTGGTCGATTCATGCTCTTGAAGCTGCTGTGATTCTTGAGAGGTTATCCTCCATTGTTGATAATTTCAACGCTCACACGATACCTATTGTGATTGAATCGGATTCCTCAAAGATCATTAATCTCCTGAATGAGGTTGAGGTTGATTTAACtgagacaaaaagaaaaagaaaaaacctcaTCAATGAGATCTCAGCGTCGGTCGTGTATTTGTGCAGGGATTGCCAGTTGGAGACTCCGTTGCGGTGGTCGGTTACCAGTTCGAGGTCGATTCCGCCGTTCTGAACTTCTGTTTCGCCGTCGCCACCATCGTTCTCGTCCTACCAGTGATACCGAGCGGGCCGGGTTTGGGCTATTTTATTGGGCCCAAAAGACCATGGGCTTTAAGAGAAAGTGGGCTGAAGTAGAGGCCTAGATGTCGCGTGGGCTTGATTTTGGGCTTTTTTGTTTAACCCATTTGAAGCATAGAGATAATGGGCCTTAGAGTTGTTGGGCTGGATGTAGCTAAGATTTTGTCTCCTTGTGggattttatttacatttattaaaacatctaaatttcataaaatttatggGTAACTAAAATTTCGAGTAAACTTTAGGACGGAGAAAAATGGCAAATGTCCTACGAGCGCGGCTTGAACTAATTGGAAGTAACCAATTAGATTTACGATGAAACCTAGAAATCGATCACACAAGTAATTAAGTAGTTCCccatataaaattaatgacCCTCGAGATACAGTAATACGAAGAAGACTAAATTGTTTCAAGCACCAACAAA
Encoded proteins:
- the LOC111797246 gene encoding uncharacterized protein LOC111797246, with the protein product MLLGTFRSIVVHYSAGSSICAASKELKKAWSIHALEAAVILERLSSIVDNFNAHTIPIVIESDSSKIINLLNEGLPVGDSVAVVGYQFEVDSAVLNFCFAVATIVLVLPVIPSGPGLGYFIGPKRPWALRESGLK
- the LOC111797244 gene encoding amino acid permease 3-like yields the protein MATNHHHQPLNISAPPGGGGANGGYDDDGRPKRTGTVWTASAHIITAVIGSGVLSLAWATAQLGWVAGPIAMLLFSFVTYYTSTLLAACYRSGDSVNGKRNYTYMDAVRNNLGGFKVKLCGLVQYVNLFGVAIGYTIASSISMMAIKRSNCFHKSGGKNPCHMNSNPYMISFGIVEIFLSQIPDFDQLWWLSIVAAVMSFTYSIIGLILGIIQVADNGRLKGSLTGVSIGTVTESQKIWRSFQALGDIAFAYSFSIILIEIQDTIKAPPSEAKTMKKATLLSVIVTSVFYILCGCMGYAAFGDFAPGNLLTGFGFYNPFWLLDIANVAIVVHLVGAYQVFCQPLFAFIEKFASNRFPDSQFINEDISIPIPGFRSLKLNLFRLVWRTIFVIITTIISMLLPFFNDIVGLLGALGFWPLTVYFPVEMYIAQMKIPKWSTRWVSLQILSLACLIITIAAASGSVAGVIQDSKSIKPFQTIY